DNA from Neovison vison isolate M4711 chromosome 12, ASM_NN_V1, whole genome shotgun sequence:
ATTCCTTTGATGGGCCTGGTAGGCACCAGCTCTCAGTTCCCACCTCACAGACATTTGAGATGATCTCTGTCCCCTTGAGCCAGTGACTCTGCAACATTAATGTTCAGGCTGCTCCCTATGCCTAACTGCACCCCACACTCTCTAACCACCTTCTAATATTCTCTCAGAGAGCAGCTGGTCACCTCTCTGGGGTCTTACCAAGCTTCCTCTTTGAAGCTTATGCTTTAGTCCTTGGTTTAAGTTCCCCTTCTCAAGACACCCCTCAGAGAGAAGAGAGTGGTTGAGAAGTATAGAGACAGAGGGATGGACAATGCAGAGAGAACTGGGTGATGACAAGGGGAGGTGAAAATTGAGAGAAAGGCATCAGAGAGACTGAATACAGTTGGAAATTTAAGGGAATGGAGAAATTGGGGTTTATAACATGCAGGGGATACTTTAGCCTAGGAGACTCTGACCTCCTTCCTGTCCACCTTTGTCTTTGTCCAGGGAGGGTCCTGGCCCATGCTGACATCCCAGAGCTGGGCAGTGTGCACTTTGATGAAGATGAACTCTGGACTGAGAGGACTTACCGAGGGGTGAATCTGCGCATCATTGCAGCCCACGAACTGGGCCATGCCCTGGGGCTTGGGCACTCTCGATATACCCAGGCCCTCATGGCCCCTGTCTATGCTGGCTACCGGCCCCACTTCAAACTGCACCCAGATGATGTGGCAGGGATTCAGGCTCTCTACGGTTAGTTTTTTCCCTCAGGTTATGGCTAATCATGACCCCTAGTGATCCTGAGGTCAGTGTGACCAGCATCTCTTCAGGCTGAAGAGACTGGTCTAACCTCCATGGTGGGAAATGacttggcttctttctcttcctcttgcccAGTTATTTAGGCTTCTTCATTTTCAGGAGTTGTTTTTCTGACACTTCCATGTCTGACCTTCCTTTCAGGCCTCTCTCTCCTCTTACCCATTCTTGGGGATGAAGAAGAATCAGTGTCCCAGCAaacttccctcctcctttctggtGCCTCTCAAAACTAAAATGTGTCTCCTGTCGATATCAATACGATCTTGCCTCTCACCAAGAGAAAtctctatgattccattttccACTTTCAATGGGGACTCTGAGGCAAACTTATAGAAGAGTGGGGAGGCTAGGTACTGTGAGTTCTCTCCTTGAGCAGCATTATGTGGCCTTGCAGGGAAGAAGAACCCAGAGAtagaagatgaggaagaagagatggAGCTCCCCACTGTACCACATGTACCCACAGAACCCAGTCCCATGCCAGACCCCTGCAGTGGTGAACTGGATGCCATGATGTTGGGTGAGGCCCTTCCCCTCCAGGCTATAGGCAGGCAGTGGCAGTAGCCCACTGATCTTGAGACCTGGACAGATGGGAATGAGCAGAAGAGGTTAGATACCAGACAGAGGTTAGTGGCCATGGAAGAAGGCACGTGGTATGGAGAGGAAGGCTTCAGAGCCAAATTAAAGGTGGGCTAGGTGGGCATTTACCTCAGTGGCTTCCCTATAAGGGCCAGCAAAACATATCTGGTAATATAGCAAGGTGAAGAAAACTCTATTTCCTAGAATGTCTATTAGAGAAGGTATCATACCTGCATGGAAGGACAACTTGGAAGCTACTTGGAACGGGAGGTGAGGTCCCCAAAGGTGAGCTACCtgcagggtttttgttttattgagtgAATCAGAGCTGAATTGGTAATAACAAAGAGGCTGAACACGGAGTCTTCCTTCTCTACCTTAATTCTCTCTTTAAATTAAAGTTGAATGAAGTTTTGAGGCCCAGCCTGTGGGAGGAGAGCAAATTATCAGCCTGCCTGCGGTGCCCGTAAGTCTTTATTTGACCCAAGTCTTTTTGACTTGTCCACACTTTACCCTCAGGGCCCCGCGGGAAGACTTATGCCTTCAAGGGGAACTACGTGTGGATAGTGACTGATTCAGGGCTGGGTCCCTTGTTCCAAGTGTCTGCCCTTTGGGAGGGGCTCCCAGGAAACCTAGATGCTGCTGTCTACTCTCCTCGAACACAATGGATTCACTTCTTTAAGGGTAAAAGAGACTGTTTTACGGTGTGTTACCTGAGGAGGGCCTACAATTAAAGAAGCCAtaaaagggagggagaggtgagAAGTTTCTGGAAGGGTGGAATGGGAGAATCAAAAGCTATCACCTGGAGACAGACGTAACATGTTCTTTCCTTACCTGCTCTCAGGAGACAAGGTGTGGCGCTATATTAATTTCAAGATGTCTCCTGGCTTCCCCAAGAAGCTGAACAGGGTAGAACCCAACCTGGATGCAGCTCTCTATTGGCCTTTCAACCAAAAGGTGTTCCTCTTTAAGGTACAAAGTTCAAAGCAAGGACAAATCCCTTCTTAGGAGAGGTGGGCTACCTCACACAGAGAAGCGGACTTGCTCTTGAAGGGAGATCATTTGCAGCTGGGGGTAGATCTGGGGATCCTTAAGCTCTCTCCTTATCCTCTTCTTCTCCCTACCCACCCTACTCCTAGGGCTCCGGGTACTGGCAGTGGGATGAGCTGGCCCGAACTGACTTCAGCCACTACCCTAAACCAATCAAAGGCTTGTTTACGGGAGCGCCAAACCAGCCCTCTGCTGCTATGAGCTGGCGGGATGGCCAGGTCTATTTCTTCAAGGGTAAACAATACTGGCGCCTCAACAGGCAGCTTCGAGGAGAGAAAGGCTATCCCAGAGATACTGCCCACCACTGGATGCACTGTCATCCCCAGACCTCAGACCCCACTCTGTCAGGTGGAGATGCCACTTCTTTATCCTCAGGCACTGACCACTCTGCCATAGGAACCACCTTGGGTTCCACTTTCTCAGCCACAGGTACCACCTTGAACACTGACCACCCACCCAGAGATCCTGTCTTGGACATTAGCCCCTCAGCCACAGGCTCTCCCACCCTTTCATTCCCTGGTAATGTCACCGGCCAGGAGGCCTGAGAGGAGTCAAATGTCTGTTCCCTAGCCTGCGAGGGTGCGTCAGGGGGAATGAACAATAGACTTCAGGGCTTGAAAGGTCCCAGCTCAGGCCACCACTCCTCTGTGCTCTTGCCCTCCTGGGCAGTGACTCCTTAACTCTGGGTCAGCTCCCAACTCTATACATTCCTTCGCtcatcctacatggcaccttccAACTGTGTTATCTACTGTCTGGAAGACAGCAGTAGAAGGAAGACATCCCTCGGGACACGGCCTGAAAATGGCATGGCCAGTAAAATGAGCAAGGGCTTTGGAACCCTTTAAGAATCACATTTACTTGcttatgactttgggcaagttaattaACCTCATTGAACCTCAGATTCCCCATCTGCTCAATAAGGTTAATACTAGTCCCGCAGGGTGTTTGCATTAAATGAAATACTTTTTGTGAAGAGCAGggcacaatgtctggcacatttGTGCTTAATAAAGGCTAACTCCATGTTCATTAAAGAGGACTGAACAGCTCTTCCTctggctatgtgtgtgtgtagctgtGAGTCCGGTAGTCCAGTCTGGTGAGGATAGCCATATCAGATCTTTAGGGGACAGAGGACTTATCAGTCAGGCTAATGTTTGGGggtgcagagaaagaaaagagcagcAACAGTAGAGGCTGGACTCCCTGGTTCAGTGTTCAATGCCTTTTTATTCACATGCTCCatattcttcctccctcccatcaTAGCTCTGCTGCCCAGGGGAGGAACACATCTTCCTTCATGCTGTCCGGGGAACCAGGGAACAGACTCTGAGCAGGAAAATCAGAGGAGGGAGTTAGAATGGGTTAGTGGCTGGGATAAAGTTCTAGTGAAAGAGATGAGCATCACCTACAATGAGAAGCAGAGAAGGCACTTGTCTCCCATGCAGCGGTGAAGACCAGGCTGCTTTGGGCAAAAGGGCAAGACTCTGGCATGTGTGCCAATGGTCTCCCCTTGGAGAAGTAGACAGCtgtggggggaggcaggttcTGTGCCATGCATTGTCCCATGGTCTTCCCCACAttaaggagagaaagggaagcaccATGGAGGACGGTATTCCCAAATGAGGTAGGAGAACGGGACTTGAGCCTATGGAAGCCAGGAGCTCCTCTGTGCCCTTCTCCCCATCAAATAGCTATCAAGTGCTTTAGGGAGCTACCTGGTTTTCTGTAGGTCctacaacaacaaaaccccctaATCTACCATCGTGAGGCACACTGAGGCAAGTATGTAAAAGGCTCTTTGGGTAAGGGCCCTCCTTGGTTTCGAGGGAATTAGGAAGCCAGTTACTCTAGGGGCAGGGCACCTCTATTATTGGACAGAGGTAGGTATTCAGCCTTccattcctctcccctccccacaagaTTCCCCTTTATCTGTCCCTGAAACATATCCCTACAGGACTGGTCTGGGTTGGAGTACAGATTCTATCTCCAGTGACAGAGGTGGGGAAGTTTGTGTGCGGGTCCTGTGGGTTCAGGCCCTGCACAGTTGGTGTTCCAAGGCCCTTGCTAGGGGTCGAAGCATCAGTGgaggtttaggctcaggtccgGGTGGAACCAGAAGGTGTGGTGAGGGGTACAGTGGAACCACAGTCGGAATCCAGGTCCAGGACGGTGTGAGGGGCTGTGGCCTGGGGGCCTGGTCCCAGTTGGCGCTCTCGAAGGCTCTGCAGATAACTCTGGAGAGGCACAGGGCAGAGAGGGCAGAAGGTAGGGCCTGGGTCagaaccccccacccctgaccccgACCCCAACCATCCCCATgtgccctctgccccatccccaggtgtgcccctcccctcactcacggGAGCCAGACTATCAGCGGGGCTCCGGGTATTGGGGGGAAGCTGGCGCCGGTAGCTGCCTTCACAGAGCCCCACCCCAGTGGATGTCCGGTGCAACTTGGCCTCTTGCTGGCGAATCCGAAGGAGTTGAAGATGCCTTCGCTGGTGGCTCAAGACCACTGCTTGGGAGGAGGCCATACAGACTCAGGGAGGCCCCTTGAGACCCTGCATTCTACCCCCTAACACCTTTACCCTCTACAGAAACCCATTTGATCTCCCTATTGTAACTCTCTCAAACCTCATTTCCTCCCTGGCTATTCTGAAAGAAACTCTTCTTTGGAACCCTCCTGCACTTTCCTCTTGGACTTCCCTGagacctttctttccttccataacAGTCCCCAGGAACTAActcctctctgcttcctctgACAATTTTTCCTCATTCTTACCCAAACTGCTGGCTCCTCCAACTCTAACGTCCTTTCAATGCCCTACCTCATTCATCTCGGACACTGCCACCCTTAAGTATattttcccccttcccaccccccttcccgCCACCGCCCTGTCAAGTCTGGAAACTGGGGACATGAGAAGGCACAGGTTGGCTGCTTCTGTACCATGGCACTAACTCACCATTGGCGTGGCCTCCATGTTCCTCATCCATGAGCTTCCACTGGGCCAGGGCCCCAAGGGCCCCCAGGGCTGGCCAGATGCCCAGCAAGACCCAGCTATACCAGCAGAGAGGAGGCAAGGCTGGAAGTGCCTGCAAGCGTTGGCCCAGCCGACTGCCCAGTGCCAGCCCCTCTAGGAAGTAGTCAGCACAGGCCACCAGCACCGCAGCACCCAGCAGGGCTGTGCCCAGAACTGTGAATGGACGTGGCCACCGAAGCGTGAGCAGGGCTCCCAGGAGTGCCAGCCCCACCAACCCCCCAGCTGGCACCCAGGCTGAAGGTGGTTGGTAgatgggctctgtgcccagcagggcCCCGGCACCCAGGGTCAGGCCTAGCAGGAGACCAGTCAGGAAGAGCCCAACGCTGCGAACCAACATGGTGACCAGGCCACAGAGGAGTCCGATGCCCAGCGCAATGCCCGCGCTCACCTCCAGGCTCAGCTGTGTCTCTAGCACTCGCTCCTTGTGGCACAGCAGGAAGATCACCAGAGCTCCCGACAGCAGGCCCGAGAGAAACATTACTGCCTTGAAGCAGCGGTAGcctgggaagggaggcaggaggcactgagagacagaaagtagacatCTACAGGGACAACTCTGATGAATTAGAAGGGAGAGGAGTGGCTAATCAGAGGGGCAGAAgacaggagcagcagcccagggACCTCAAGGCAAGGGGCAGAAAGGGATCATCTCAAGAAAGGCAGGGATCTTCCAAACACTGTGAGGgggtaggaggaaaaaaatcaggaggTAAGATGGATACATTGCAGGGAGTAAATACAGAAGGAAGGCTTAGTACTTCCAGGGATGGTAGACAGGAAGAAACCAGCACAGGCCAATGCAGGTTATTGGGGAAGGGTTGAAGAAGACTTAAACATGGAGGATAATGTGGGAATGGAGTTTTGAggtagggggaagggagaggcaagTGAGAATTGTCAGGGGTCAGAGCTAGAGGGCATGGATATAGGGTGTGGACAAGAAAAGCTGGCAAGAGCAGCATGGGCCTCACCGAAGGTAGGGATCCCCTGACAGAAAAATAGAGATGGCCCAGGAATAAAGGAGAAAGTTGGCATCATCCTTGAGGGTGACAGTTTTGGGCAGCTGCCCCCCAGAATCCTGGCCCTGCCCTCACCGAAGCAGCAGTAGATGATTCCAAAGCAGCAGCAAAGAGCACACACCAGGGCGGGTGCCAGTTCAGGATTGTCCTGGGGTTCCAAGGCACATCTTGGgtctggaggctctgggagttGTTGATTAAAGGGCCTGGGGTCAGAAGTCATGGCCAGAGGCAACAGGGCTTCCTCCATGGCCAAAGAAAAGGTGATGCCAGAGGGGAAGATCAGTGTCAGCTCCTCTCATCCATCCATGAATATCTTGAGGGGGATGGGAAACCTGCAAGGGGGTAGGGGGCAGGAACTCAGGTGCCCACGAATCTTGAGAATTCTGTACCTCTGCTTCTTATGAAGAAAGGCCAATTTCAGGAGGGAGCATGGCCTTGCTGGAGTAACTGAAAAAATCCACAGGATTGGGTCAAGGGGAACCAGCTGTCTTTTTACTACCTTCTGAAACAAGGACACGAAGTAAAACTTAAACTAAAAATCTTATAAGGTTATGAAACTTAATCTGCTCCCTAGCTTCCCAGGGTGGGTTGGAGAGAGTAGAAAGTCCTAGGTCCGTGGAAGGAGGGGCCCAGGGACACTAGTGAGACTGGGCGCTAAAGGCCAGCAGCTTGTTCCAGCTAAAAAGAAAGCTTGCCCCATCTGCAGCTGGGACCCAATACTACCTCATTGGACTGGGAAAGGTGGGGTTAATTGAGGGggtaggaggagaaagagaagagaatgagtcATGGTGGGGTCTCTGAACAGCTGTTCCAACCCcagggaaagaagaggggagaaaagaaacagacactAAAAGAGTTTGGGACAAGGAATCGAGTAGAGAGAGTCCCCACACTTTGCCAAGGTTCT
Protein-coding regions in this window:
- the MMP19 gene encoding matrix metalloproteinase-19, whose amino-acid sequence is MDWQWLWLWLGFLFPMAVSGRALGPAGKETAVDYLLQYGYLQKPLEGPDDFRPEDIMEALRAFQEASELPVSGQLDDATRARMGQPRCGLEDPFNQKTLKYLLLGRWRKKHLTFRILNLPSTLPPHTARAALLQAFQYWSNVAPLTFREVQAGFADIRLSFHGRQTPYCSNSFDGPGRVLAHADIPELGSVHFDEDELWTERTYRGVNLRIIAAHELGHALGLGHSRYTQALMAPVYAGYRPHFKLHPDDVAGIQALYGKKNPEIEDEEEEMELPTVPHVPTEPSPMPDPCSGELDAMMLGPRGKTYAFKGNYVWIVTDSGLGPLFQVSALWEGLPGNLDAAVYSPRTQWIHFFKGDKVWRYINFKMSPGFPKKLNRVEPNLDAALYWPFNQKVFLFKGSGYWQWDELARTDFSHYPKPIKGLFTGAPNQPSAAMSWRDGQVYFFKGKQYWRLNRQLRGEKGYPRDTAHHWMHCHPQTSDPTLSGGDATSLSSGTDHSAIGTTLGSTFSATGTTLNTDHPPRDPVLDISPSATGSPTLSFPGNVTGQEA
- the LOC122891898 gene encoding transmembrane protein 198-like isoform X1 yields the protein MEEALLPLAMTSDPRPFNQQLPEPPDPRCALEPQDNPELAPALVCALCCCFGIIYCCFGYRCFKAVMFLSGLLSGALVIFLLCHKERVLETQLSLEVSAGIALGIGLLCGLVTMLVRSVGLFLTGLLLGLTLGAGALLGTEPIYQPPSAWVPAGGLVGLALLGALLTLRWPRPFTVLGTALLGAAVLVACADYFLEGLALGSRLGQRLQALPALPPLCWYSWVLLGIWPALGALGALAQWKLMDEEHGGHANVVLSHQRRHLQLLRIRQQEAKLHRTSTGVGLCEGSYRRQLPPNTRSPADSLAPSYLQSLRERQLGPGPQATAPHTVLDLDSDCGSTVPLTTPSGSTRT
- the LOC122891898 gene encoding transmembrane protein 198-like isoform X2, which translates into the protein MFLSGLLSGALVIFLLCHKERVLETQLSLEVSAGIALGIGLLCGLVTMLVRSVGLFLTGLLLGLTLGAGALLGTEPIYQPPSAWVPAGGLVGLALLGALLTLRWPRPFTVLGTALLGAAVLVACADYFLEGLALGSRLGQRLQALPALPPLCWYSWVLLGIWPALGALGALAQWKLMDEEHGGHANVVLSHQRRHLQLLRIRQQEAKLHRTSTGVGLCEGSYRRQLPPNTRSPADSLAPSYLQSLRERQLGPGPQATAPHTVLDLDSDCGSTVPLTTPSGSTRT